The Tamandua tetradactyla isolate mTamTet1 chromosome 5, mTamTet1.pri, whole genome shotgun sequence genome window below encodes:
- the SCHIP1 gene encoding schwannomin-interacting protein 1 isoform X2, translated as MNLDNDEMDDIISQESPLDMEGNYKKAQKNERESIRQKLALGSFFDDGPGIYTSCSKSGKPSLSSRLQSGMNLQICFVNDSGSDKDSDADDSKTETSLDTPLSPMSKQSSSYSDRDTTEEESESLDDMDFLTRQKKLQAEAKMALAMAKPMAKMQVEVEKQNRKKSPVADLLPHMPHISECLMKRSLKPTDLRDMTIGQLQVIVNDLHSQIESLNEELVQLLLIRDELHTEQDAMLVDIEDLTRHAESQQKHMAEKMPSK; from the exons gcacagaaaaatgaaagagaatctaTCAGACAGAAGTTGGCACTTGGAAGCTTCTTTGATGATGGCCCAGGAATTTATACCAGCTGTAGCAAAAGTGGGAAGCCAAGCCTTTCCTCTCG GTTGCAGAGCGGGATGAACCTGCAGATATGCTTTGTCAATGACAGTGGCAGTGACAAGGACAGCGATGCCGACGACAGTAAGACCGAAACAAGCTTGGACACTCCCTTGTCTCCCATG AGCAAGCAGAGCTCCTCCTATTCCGATAGAGACACTACTGAAGAGGAATCCGAGTCCCTGGATGATATGGACTTCCTCACAAGGCAAAAGAAATTGCAAGCCGAAGCCAAAATGGCCCTCGCCATGGCCAAACCAATGGCCAAAATGCAAGTAGAAGTGGAAAAACAGAACAGGAAAAAGTCTCCAGTGGCTGATCTT CTCCCGCACATGCCTCATATAAGTGAGTGCTTGATGAAAAGAAGTTTAAAACCCACTGACCTGAGAGACATGACTATTGGGCAGCTACAAGTGATAGTCAACGATCTCCATTCCCAGATAGAAA GTTTGAATGAAGAGTTGGTCCAGCTGCTTCTCATCCGAGATGAGCTCCACACAGAGCAAGACGCCATGCTGGTGGACATCGAAGACTTGACCAG ACATGCTGAAAGTCAGCAGAAGCACATGGCAGAGAAAATGCCCTCAAAGTGA
- the SCHIP1 gene encoding schwannomin-interacting protein 1 isoform X3: protein MVHQENCSYQAQKNERESIRQKLALGSFFDDGPGIYTSCSKSGKPSLSSRLQSGMNLQICFVNDSGSDKDSDADDSKTETSLDTPLSPMSKQSSSYSDRDTTEEESESLDDMDFLTRQKKLQAEAKMALAMAKPMAKMQVEVEKQNRKKSPVADLLPHMPHISECLMKRSLKPTDLRDMTIGQLQVIVNDLHSQIESLNEELVQLLLIRDELHTEQDAMLVDIEDLTRHAESQQKHMAEKMPSK, encoded by the exons gcacagaaaaatgaaagagaatctaTCAGACAGAAGTTGGCACTTGGAAGCTTCTTTGATGATGGCCCAGGAATTTATACCAGCTGTAGCAAAAGTGGGAAGCCAAGCCTTTCCTCTCG GTTGCAGAGCGGGATGAACCTGCAGATATGCTTTGTCAATGACAGTGGCAGTGACAAGGACAGCGATGCCGACGACAGTAAGACCGAAACAAGCTTGGACACTCCCTTGTCTCCCATG AGCAAGCAGAGCTCCTCCTATTCCGATAGAGACACTACTGAAGAGGAATCCGAGTCCCTGGATGATATGGACTTCCTCACAAGGCAAAAGAAATTGCAAGCCGAAGCCAAAATGGCCCTCGCCATGGCCAAACCAATGGCCAAAATGCAAGTAGAAGTGGAAAAACAGAACAGGAAAAAGTCTCCAGTGGCTGATCTT CTCCCGCACATGCCTCATATAAGTGAGTGCTTGATGAAAAGAAGTTTAAAACCCACTGACCTGAGAGACATGACTATTGGGCAGCTACAAGTGATAGTCAACGATCTCCATTCCCAGATAGAAA GTTTGAATGAAGAGTTGGTCCAGCTGCTTCTCATCCGAGATGAGCTCCACACAGAGCAAGACGCCATGCTGGTGGACATCGAAGACTTGACCAG ACATGCTGAAAGTCAGCAGAAGCACATGGCAGAGAAAATGCCCTCAAAGTGA